A genomic region of Pseudomonas sp. KU43P contains the following coding sequences:
- a CDS encoding OmpA family protein, translating to MMRSKPIAALALLALVAGLQGCASQRSSAALDDATAAFQKVKDDSDVLRSAPRDVIRAGESLARAERLSSYIGTGSDVRHYAYLSQRYSEIASEHAKLALNQERLAKLDLERQRLQLALREAKLTSVQQQGKWVETQIAALASEQADRGLVMTLGDVLFDTGRADLKSSASRTVLKLVQFLQLNPRRVVRIEGYTDSTGAPEDNLKLSRDRAQAVADMLVDLGIDDKRLQVEGYGDQYPVEANASERGRAQNRRVEIVFSDEKGKLAPAR from the coding sequence ATGATGCGCAGCAAACCGATTGCAGCATTGGCGTTGCTGGCGCTGGTGGCGGGCCTGCAGGGCTGTGCCAGCCAGCGCAGCTCGGCGGCGCTGGACGATGCCACGGCGGCCTTCCAGAAGGTCAAGGATGATTCCGATGTGCTGCGCAGCGCGCCGCGTGACGTGATCCGAGCCGGCGAATCCCTGGCCCGTGCCGAGCGCCTGTCCAGTTACATCGGCACTGGCAGCGACGTGCGCCATTATGCCTACCTGAGCCAGCGCTACAGCGAGATTGCCAGCGAACATGCCAAGTTGGCATTGAACCAGGAGCGCCTGGCCAAGCTCGACCTCGAGCGCCAGCGCCTGCAGCTGGCCCTGCGTGAGGCCAAGCTAACCAGCGTGCAACAGCAGGGCAAATGGGTTGAAACGCAGATTGCCGCATTGGCCTCGGAGCAGGCCGATCGTGGTCTGGTGATGACCTTGGGCGATGTGCTGTTCGACACCGGCCGCGCCGACCTCAAGAGTTCGGCCAGCCGCACGGTGCTCAAGCTGGTGCAGTTCCTTCAGCTCAACCCGCGGCGCGTGGTACGCATCGAGGGTTATACCGACAGTACCGGCGCGCCCGAGGACAACCTCAAGCTGTCGCGTGATCGCGCGCAGGCGGTGGCCGATATGCTGGTCGACCTGGGCATCGACGATAAACGCCTGCAGGTCGAGGGCTATGGCGACCAGTATCCGGTCGAGGCCAATGCTTCGGAGCGGGGTAGGGCGCAGAACCGTCGGGTGGAGATCGTCTTCTCCGACGAGAAGGGCAAGTTGGCGCCGGCGCGCTGA
- a CDS encoding YkgJ family cysteine cluster protein codes for MKCREGCGACCIAPSISSAMPRMPEGKPAGERCLHLTVDNLCDLFGKPERPAVCGGFKADVEVCGNDREEAIRILGWWEQMTAA; via the coding sequence ATGAAGTGTCGCGAGGGTTGCGGTGCCTGTTGCATCGCCCCATCCATCAGCTCGGCGATGCCGCGCATGCCCGAGGGCAAGCCGGCCGGCGAACGCTGCCTGCACCTGACTGTCGACAACCTTTGCGACTTGTTCGGCAAGCCTGAGCGCCCGGCGGTATGTGGGGGGTTCAAGGCGGATGTCGAGGTGTGCGGCAATGACCGTGAGGAAGCGATCAGGATACTGGGCTGGTGGGAGCAGATGACGGCGGCGTGA
- a CDS encoding substrate-binding periplasmic protein: MAFSKAGRGLMCVLAMCSPLVMAAGKCERLVATGSPDAPPYSWQDPKDPKHLIGANVDLLRQVAGELGVKVEVLNAGRRDQALEEVRSGRIDLLLDTPMQVEQLTALDYIHPPLQLNEYLVWTRHDAALAFEGPADLAKYRGSLSERARLTPAFSAFAKAQLQLEPAQNLTQAFQKLVLGQVDYVLAGRYSGMAMTQSLGMSSHLIARGLPVDRPGLYLAVSHNSACNDAWLRGQLAKKLTELPISGASEAVLQRNVERWKVQMQVQADAPKQ, translated from the coding sequence ATGGCGTTTAGCAAAGCGGGCAGGGGGCTGATGTGCGTGTTGGCGATGTGTTCGCCGCTGGTCATGGCAGCAGGCAAGTGCGAGCGCCTGGTGGCAACCGGCAGCCCGGATGCTCCACCGTACTCCTGGCAGGACCCGAAAGACCCGAAGCACCTGATTGGCGCCAATGTCGACCTGCTCCGGCAGGTGGCCGGCGAGCTTGGCGTGAAAGTGGAAGTACTCAATGCCGGCAGGCGCGACCAGGCGTTGGAAGAGGTGCGCAGCGGGCGCATCGACCTGCTGCTCGATACGCCCATGCAAGTGGAGCAGTTGACCGCGCTGGATTACATTCACCCACCCCTGCAGCTTAATGAGTACCTGGTGTGGACGCGCCATGATGCGGCGCTGGCGTTCGAAGGCCCGGCGGATCTGGCCAAGTACCGCGGCAGCCTGTCGGAGCGCGCTCGCCTGACCCCGGCATTCAGTGCCTTCGCCAAGGCCCAGCTTCAGCTGGAGCCTGCGCAGAACCTGACCCAGGCCTTCCAGAAACTGGTGCTGGGGCAGGTCGATTACGTGCTGGCCGGGCGCTACTCCGGCATGGCCATGACCCAAAGCCTGGGCATGAGCAGCCACCTTATTGCCCGCGGCCTGCCGGTGGATCGCCCTGGCTTGTACCTGGCGGTTTCGCACAACTCGGCTTGCAATGATGCCTGGCTGCGTGGGCAATTGGCGAAAAAGCTGACAGAATTGCCGATCTCCGGTGCGTCCGAAGCCGTGCTGCAACGAAATGTCGAGCGCTGGAAAGTGCAGATGCAAGTGCAGGCGGACGCCCCCAAACAGTAG
- a CDS encoding PLP-dependent aminotransferase family protein, whose protein sequence is MTNLLLYQRIAQQLADDIRRGVYQPGERVPSVRKMSAQLNVSHATVLQAYANLEDQGLIRARPQSGYYVHQTPALTAQTPDIARVERPGLVTRASIIQQVLTEARRDGVFPFGAAVPHVDYLPVRALHQQIAKVTRFHSPRAFSYMFSPGFEPLRRQIAIRMRDAGVLVDPREVIVTHGCVDALQMSLRVLTRPGDLIAAESPTYYGLLQLADLLGLKVIEIPSDPSTGISLEALQLAANQWSIKALVLTTRLSNPLGGTVPEERQKQLLRLASDFDIQIVEDDIYGELMFEQGKTKALKAFDRLDRVIYCSSFSKTLSPGVRVGWMVAGRYQDEIQRLQTFTTHSACSVTQMGVAAYLENGGYDRHLRYIRQEYRKNLSAYQLAVQQHFPEGTQMTRPTGGFILWVSLPGRVNTQELHVRALEQGISIAPGLIFSNTEQFNHCIRLNCGIPWNKEAERAVITLGLLAQQLCRESVTALL, encoded by the coding sequence ATGACCAACCTGCTGCTGTACCAGCGTATCGCCCAGCAACTGGCCGACGACATCCGCCGTGGTGTCTATCAGCCAGGCGAGCGGGTGCCGTCCGTGCGCAAGATGAGTGCCCAGCTCAATGTCAGCCATGCCACGGTGCTGCAGGCCTATGCGAACCTCGAAGACCAGGGGCTGATCCGCGCCCGGCCGCAATCGGGCTATTACGTGCACCAGACCCCGGCGCTGACCGCGCAGACCCCGGATATCGCCCGGGTCGAGCGCCCAGGCCTGGTCACCCGCGCCAGCATCATCCAGCAGGTGCTGACCGAAGCGCGCCGTGATGGTGTGTTCCCGTTCGGTGCTGCCGTGCCCCATGTCGACTACCTGCCGGTGCGCGCCTTGCACCAGCAGATTGCCAAGGTCACCCGCTTCCATAGCCCTCGCGCTTTCAGCTACATGTTCAGCCCCGGTTTTGAGCCACTGCGGCGGCAGATCGCGATTCGCATGCGCGATGCCGGTGTGCTTGTGGACCCGCGCGAGGTCATCGTCACCCATGGTTGTGTCGATGCATTACAGATGTCGTTGCGGGTGCTGACCCGGCCGGGTGACCTGATCGCTGCCGAGTCTCCCACCTACTATGGTTTGCTGCAGCTGGCGGATCTGCTGGGGCTCAAGGTCATTGAGATTCCAAGCGACCCTTCCACAGGTATCAGCCTCGAAGCCTTGCAGTTGGCGGCCAACCAGTGGTCGATCAAGGCGCTGGTGCTGACCACGCGCCTGAGCAACCCGCTGGGTGGCACTGTGCCCGAGGAGCGGCAGAAGCAACTGTTGCGCCTGGCCTCGGACTTCGACATCCAGATCGTCGAAGACGACATCTATGGCGAACTGATGTTCGAGCAGGGCAAGACCAAGGCGCTCAAGGCGTTCGACCGGCTTGACCGGGTGATCTACTGCTCGAGTTTCTCCAAGACCCTGTCGCCTGGTGTACGGGTCGGCTGGATGGTGGCGGGGCGCTACCAGGACGAGATTCAGCGGTTGCAGACCTTCACCACCCATTCGGCATGCAGCGTGACGCAGATGGGGGTGGCGGCCTACTTGGAGAACGGCGGTTACGACCGCCACCTGCGCTATATTCGCCAGGAGTACCGCAAGAATCTCAGCGCCTATCAGCTGGCGGTGCAGCAGCACTTTCCCGAAGGCACACAGATGACCCGGCCCACTGGTGGCTTCATCCTCTGGGTGAGCCTGCCGGGGCGGGTCAATACCCAGGAGCTGCATGTGCGTGCGCTGGAGCAGGGGATCAGCATTGCGCCGGGGCTGATCTTCAGCAATACCGAGCAGTTCAATCACTGCATACGGCTCAACTGCGGGATTCCGTGGAACAAGGAAGCCGAGCGGGCGGTGATCACCTTGGGCTTGCTGGCCCAGCAGTTATGCAGAGAGTCTGTAACCGCACTTTTGTAA
- a CDS encoding DUF4398 domain-containing protein, translated as MRTQSLILAVALLGLAGCANDPAPNEQMRISEQALEQAKAVGATDEVEAMKLAEGKFARAKTNMLTEDYRDARMRAEQAELDARLAEAQVLNQKSDEQLELLQSRVKRLRKQLEVQP; from the coding sequence GTGAGAACCCAATCACTGATCCTTGCCGTGGCTTTGCTCGGCCTGGCTGGCTGCGCCAACGATCCGGCGCCCAATGAGCAGATGCGTATTTCCGAGCAGGCGCTGGAGCAGGCCAAGGCTGTTGGCGCCACCGACGAGGTCGAGGCGATGAAACTGGCCGAGGGCAAGTTCGCCCGGGCCAAGACCAATATGCTCACCGAGGACTACCGCGACGCCCGCATGCGTGCCGAGCAGGCCGAGCTGGATGCGCGCCTGGCTGAGGCGCAGGTGCTGAACCAGAAAAGTGACGAACAGCTCGAGCTGCTGCAGTCGCGGGTCAAGCGCCTGCGCAAGCAGCTGGAGGTGCAGCCATGA